CCTTACCCATTAACTTAACTATAGTTAGCAAATAAACCCAAGGTTTAAAACTCAGCAACTCCACTTACCACGGCCGGatttaacccaaaatcaactCTATTTCCTCTTTCTGCCTCTTTAACTCAAACACTTAAACCCTCTCtgcctctttcttcttctctcccttTAACTCTATTTCCCCAATATCTCTCTAGAGAAGATATTGGGCAAATCTAGCCAAAAACATCACCGGCGgattcaacaacaacaacgatcCAGATGGGTGGCTCGTCGGATTCGTGTAGCAGAACCGGGAAATCTCCTCAAAAACCATCACCAGCGGCAACAACAACAGCGATCCAGATGGGTGGCCCGTCGGATTCGTGTAGCGGAACTAGGAAATCTCCTCAGAAACCATCACCGGCGGCAACAACAACAGCGATCCATTATCTGCTGCTACTTCTTCTGCCTCTTCTTCTAACCACACGTGTCCCGACATCTCAGCTGGTAGCCACCAGAGCTTCACAAATTCCTTGCAACGATGTGTTTCAGTGACAACTCCTCTTCTTCGTCCTACTTTTCCATTTCGGAAAGGCTGCAGATGTCGACAATGTCTTGAAGGACCACTGATGAGATGAAGGCATACAAGAGTtcttttcaatttgtaatgtggGGAAGATTGTGATTATGAGTCTTTTAGTTGATGGGTTCCATGTTTTTGTATTTGACCATTGTTGTTGATGCTGCAAAGATTGATGTCCCAAAGTTTTGAATAAAGATTGTATTAGTGGTATTTGGTTGTAGGCTTGCTGCTGACTTGTAGGAATTGGTTCTGATGTGAATTGTTTATGTGGTTTTGGTATAGTTGTTTCGGTATAGTTATTgtatttgcaaataaattttgtgtttatagaTGACCTTcatctttttgttttggtgtttggatctcattgtaaattttgttcattttgacAATAAAATTTCTCATTTGTTACACTATTAGTGttgtttttttgagagaaatgttagaaattttattgatataaagCTATTGTATTGCAAAAATTTTGGCCATGAGCATCTTGGGTAGTATGCAAGATAATGAAACTGCTTAGGCCTTTTCAATGCTCTCTCATTTATGTCTCCATATATTTCATCCCCACCTTTTTCACTTGACTACCTACTTATACCATTACACCAGTAATATCATAACTTGGTATCACAAAAGTTCTACTACTAAAATTTACAGTTAAAGCTCTACTTCCCATAGCAATGCCAAATGAAAACTATGTAGTCCAAAATAGTTAGCAGATGCATTGTGCAATCATCATACAATTTTCCTTCACTTGCAAATCCGGTGCCTATTATAGTCCTAAGTCCTGACTTTTTGTAACACAATGAAAGAACAAATTTATACAAGGCAAACTAAATTTTCCTTCCAGTTTGCTCCAAAGCACCAGCATTTTGGTCTTGCCATGATGCTTGCCACTGCTTGTCATAGAAGGTAGCCTCATCAACTAGCTTCTTCAGGTTCTCAAAATCTTCAGTTCATCTTAAAAGTACACACTAATGACTGTCACAAAGAGTCCTACCTTGCATATGAAATTTCCAATTTGGCCTACCACAAAAAGACCCGTTAATGCATCTACTAAGTATGCCATGAAGAATCCTACCAGTTTGGCCTACCACTTACAATTACACAATTACACAGGTACTTATCAAAATACAAGAGAGAGGTAGTAATTGGCCAACCCactgcaccttttttttttttttttttttgataacaaaacaaaaggagagTTACACATTTGGTGGCATAGCCCAGTTATAGTGCATAGAAGATTTAGTAGCCAAAACAGTTATAGAATAGACACTATTAAGTACAGTAGAAGGCATAAAAAGGTACTTGAAGCCTATACCAAGCTGTttcaaaagaagaagcaaatctTCATAAAGAAAAACCAACTTGTCCATAATTCTCCTTTTCAAAGTTTTTAGGAAAACAGGCAACAGTTTATCACATGGGATGAGGGAATCAAcagaaaaatattaataaagtcaacaccaaacatttttaaaaactaatttctGATCACAAAGAAGAACACATGGACcattcaatatatttataataatcaTCAGCCTACCTTAAGCAATGTTTTACTGAGAATGCATCTTCACTACTAatccgaaaaagaaaaagcaggATATGCATGATTTAGACCAAGTTACATTCAATAGGCCAGAACACATGCCAGGTTAAGTGGAACCAAGGcaaaataggagagagagagagatggtagtGGTAATTAAGGACTtgacaaacattaaaaaataaaaaaataaaaaataaaaaaaaaaacactacatGAGCCAGATTTAATACCTTAacacaaaaatcattaattGTTCAGATTTTCTAGTCCCATtgggacaaaattaaaaatcatcctTATGACAAGAATGTTAAATATACACACATGTAGAGAAAAAGTATCTTTCCATTACTATTAAATTCTCCTTATTCGTTTTCCATAACTACAATAATGCAAAACATTTACATCAAGCTTATGGTAACAGGATGATTGCAGCCATAAAAACCTATAAGATAAATTGCAAGTTCAAAGGCCATGAAAATGAATCTGAACAAATAAGGAGCAAAGGCCACTATTCCTTCCATTGGTACAATTAGAAGGAGCAAAGGCCTCCTAATACCTGCAAAATAGAGACTGAGAGGTCATAATGACCCACTGTTGCACAGACACAGCTACAACCTCAGAGGACTGAATAGCTAATTGGGAACCATACCAGCAAGCTCTAGAGAGAGGGCAATGTAAGAAAAGATGAGTGGCAGTCTCTTCATCTGTATCACACAGAGGGCACAGGCCAACAATAGCATATTTTCATGAAAGGTTGGTAGGCAGTAGGCTATCATGAAGAAGTCTCCAAATATAATTGCATATTTTCAAGGGCAACTTAACCTTCCAAAGAAGATTCCACACAGAAGGGGGGGAAGAGAAATGGAAGTGATTAGCAGGGAATTGATGGTTGGTATCTTGCAACAGAACTTGGTAAGCTTTTTTAACATTGTAATCCCCtgaatttgaaatgaaaatacTTTTCATTTATATTAGTTATATTCAATTGGATGAATAACAGTGTTGAATAATACAATTTTTGTCTAGAGGATGAGAAGGCATAGCAAAAGTAAATATACAAAAAGGAATGTATTCTAACATATCCTAAAAATCAGCCTATTTTCATTGCCttcaatatacaaaaataacattTCCTACAACTTTCACTCCTCTCATCATCAATCTATACTTGTTAGTTGCATATACTTGTCAAGAATCTTCTGAATTGAAGACTCATGAAAAATCTTTCAAGGCAAATCACTTTTGTCCTGGATTTAGTTGCGTAAAACCATTTAAGAAAgaattttgcaaaattagataTGGACGTTTTCAGTTATTAGTAACAAAGTGATAACTAttgatacaaataaataaacataactaATGAGGAATAAAAATAGCAAGTATATTTACCTGACTTAAATGATTTAAGCAATTGTTACTTTGAAGCATGCATGTTAAGCTTACATTTGGAGAAGCACTGCTCCAATAAGAAAAAGGAATCTACATTCAAATTATCTCAACATCAAATTGTagatatttataaaaatgaaatactagtgcataaatcattttattttattttttacttgtacCTGATTTGATAGTTGAAAATGATTTGAACTACTAGTCATTGGCATGCCCAGAGAATGGAATACCTATAAAAAACTATAAGAGACTAAAATGTAtgatcatttaaaaataaataaaaaagatgatgCAAGCGGCTTAGATCATACTTGATTATTGTAGTTCTCATCCATGGGTGCATTAGATGGGTGCATTGGCTAGCATAGTTTGCTAGAAGTCCTCTCTTGGGCAGAGTTTGCTGGAAGTCCTCTCTTGGGCAattgttctaaaaaaatagaggaaataTTGGGCATTAttcacaacaaataaataattgaatcaTTGAActaacatttaaaatttaaaaagaaaaagagttactTGATCTTGTAATATCTTTTAATGCCTTCCTTTTACGCTTCTCCATTTTGCTTTTCATTCTCGCATTTGTGACTTCTTTTGGTCGCACACATGGGGGATCTAATATAGGCAAATTATTAAGTGAGCAATTAGTCTTCTCAACATCACTAGAGATGTTATTATCCACAAAACTATTTTCTCTTTCACCATCATCTCTTGCCACACTTAACATCTCCATATCTTTCTCAACAAATTCTATCAtctctctaatttttcttttgcacaTTTCAGTATGCCGAGCTGTTGCTACATTTCTTGTGAAAAATTCTTAAACTGAGCACATTAATTCATTACGGCGTGATGTCACTGACAACTCATCATTTGCATCCGTTGATTTTGTATGATCACATACAACATTAtctttctttgcattttttGTCCATCATTTCAAAATATACTGAATAGGAAGCTCtattacatttttcacaataagtATTCGCAAAGCATGTCGACATAGTAACCCAATGTTTCAAACATTTTACAGCTGCACGTGATTTCATTATTTGAGGAGTTAAAATGGACAACATGAACCCTCCGACCACCTCCTTCAATGACTTCATAGGTGAAAGACACTCCATCAGAATTAACATCTTGGTGTGTGACCCCCAAGGTAGAAGTAATTTCTAACTCAAATCTTTTAAACATTGTATGAGTATAAATAGATGATGCATGTTGCAAAAGTTCACAATTTTGGACTATTTGAAAAGACATACCTTGTTTGCAACAAAAATCTTCTTCTAACTCTTCTGTGCGcatattttttgaaactttcTCATACTTATGTACAAATTCTGTTAGTCTCATTGTTTTGCATGTCATATGTTGAAAAACATTATTTGTACTCTCGCTCCTGGATGAAGCTTTCATTCGGCAAGAGAAAATGTTATGACTAAAAACTGAACACCACCTTTCACGATTTTCATATAAGGTGCTAAGCCACTTATTGCCCACCAAATTGTAATCTCTAAGCAAGGCATCCCAACAAGACTGAAACTCTATTTCTGTCTCACAATTATAAAGAATCTTATTAAATCTACtcttaaattcaaaattccCATAATGCCTTGGTAAATTTTCTGCAGCATTTTTTGAGATATGCCATAAGCATAGGCGATGACAAGTATCAAGAAGCACAACTCTTATGGCATTCTTCATTGCTTGACATTGGTTGGTAAAAATTgtctttggtttttgatttcCCATTGATTCCAAGAATGTTTCAAACAACCAAGTAAATGAAGCAGTTGTTTCATCCAATAGAAATGCACAACCAAAAAGTACATTTTGACACCTATAAATGGGGCACATATCATATTATACTTGTTAGTTCGATATGTAGTGTCAGAGCATATTACATCTCCAAAAGAGTTATAATCAATTCTTGATCTAccatctctccaaaaaaaatttgtcattcaATTTTCTTGATCAACTTGAATTGCATAAAAAAACATAGGATCTTCTGCTTTCTTCTGtttaaaatggtttactaaacTTTGAGTATCTCCAGCCTCAACATTGATTAACTTTTGCTTGTTCATCGCATTATAGCAATCTCATTTTATAAACCCAACATTTTCAAATCCCCCAGCTTCCTCAACTAAATAGGAATATGTATTTACTGTTCTTATGCCCGCTTCTTTGAAAGTTCTTATTACACCTAACTGAGCGTCAGTTATTTTTCGATTCGACCTTAAAAATGGTCTTTCTTCAGGCTTTGCAAGCTCGTGATTATGATTAGGATTGAAATGAGTAACCTTCCACTCACCATTTATCACTGTAAACCGGGTACTAGCTTCACAACCGGTCCTAGTTTGTAATCTTTTGAATTTCTTATCATCCAAATGGCCACCATCTCGTGGAAATCTTTCTTTCGAACACACATACTCTCACTGTCTTACACCATTTTTTGCatatttgagtttttctttttgaacacTAAACCCAATTCGTATAGCATAATCATTATACAATTTATATGCTTCCTCCTCACTGTGCACCACCATTCCAAGCAAATTTTCAACATCTTGTAGTTCTTCATCAACTCTAATATctataattaaaaacatcacAAAACACATTTCTAAGGAAACTCAAATCAAAaggataataaaaaaagaaaaaagaatggttAGAATGGTGTGTGCATATAAACTATtaattgtaaggaaaaaaaattttgaactattttTACATTTTGGACTTAAGGTTCGTTTAGAACTTATGCTCTgtttcaaaaacaaagaaacagagtGGCATCtaataaacccaaaaacaaaaagtagacAAGGGTATGGAATGGGTTCTAACAATTCACACCACATactcataaaaatttaatttttaatatctataAACTagatagaaagaaaacaacacataaaaatttcattattttaattatttcttatcTTGGGCTTTTATCAAACACGTAGAAGACACCATATTTGTAAActacataaaaacaaaacaaagctaaGAGAATGATACATTAAGAGTGAAATGAGTTTTTGTAACATACATACCTTGATCAATATTGGTTAGTTGCAATGGTGGTGTGTGGATTCCAGGAACCACTTCAGCTATAGCTTACAGTCAATTGTACTCACTGTTCATCCaagggagaagaaagaaaggctAGCATAAGATTGTTTGAAAGGCTCGTCCAACGATGCGGGAAGGGAGAGGGAAGAGGATTGAGcgtgtaaaataaaattttgggtttcaGAAATTGGGTGAGAAGTGGCTAACACAGTGGGTTAACATAGTTTGATTTTGGCTAATTGATTTTGGGTTTCTGGCTGTGGGTAAGTAAGTCTGTAAGTAGAGCTGAGAGTTAAccttggtttgattttttaattatagttaAGTTAATGGGTAAGGCTGATGTGGAGCTGAGTAAGAAAATATGGTTATGTGGCCTTTTTTTATTGGGTGTTGGGACTTGGGAGGACCACTGACCAGGAGGTCCCAATATTTTCTCCCGGACTAAGCCTGAATTCAGAGTCAGCTTGTCTGACCTGCCATTAATTACACAAGGAGAATATGAAAGGGTTTTCTCCTTTTGGCGGGAAAATTGGCAAagcctttattttattttttatttttttcttttttttagggaatGGGAAATTGGCAAAGCTTATAGTATATTAATatcacaaattatttcacaacttttataatacattaatatcaaaaattatttcacaacttttatAAGTGGTtaacccactattttttttcattcaccaATCATGACAAATCACAGtgataaaaaattgtgaaaaaatttgcgATTTTAAGCTTTTTCATCGTTAAAATATCATTTCCGTTGCCCACATTTTCTTTGCTTCTGACAGGCATGTGCTACCCCTCTTTTTGCCCATGTTTGTCTCACGTTTGTAGGGGCAGATGCCATTAAATGGGagcttgaaattttatttttatatttacattatatttttgaaGAGAGAAGTTTTAAATTTGAACAATTCAATGGTATAGATTGAATTACGCAGTCTGCtacaattaatattaattgaAATCTTATGGTACGTAGAGGTGGAAGAGAATCTCGCTCGTAACAATTTTGGAAGAAATTCTCTAACAACAATTATACCACAACAATGAGAGAATCCCTCCTCTCATTCATGAGATACCCCATCTTAAATTCAATTAGCAAGATCCACCATAGTCCAAAAGTAACTTATAATTACTCAAGATCTCCCTAACATAAAGGAAATAAGTTTCCTCTTGGTGTGATTATTGTATATTAATTTTGGGTCTTATCACTTCCAGTAACCTTAGAAATGTCACACAATATACCACAACGTCGATTGAATCTGCTGCTGAACTCTTTGATTCTAGAGTGTCTAAGAAATTAGGATTATCTAGAAGATACATAAAATGGTATATTTGCAAGAAAACATGATTAAGATTAATGTCCAAAGACTAGTAAACCAGCTCATATTCAACCTGATACAATGGACGAAGTACCAAAATTGACAAGGCGGGGgttggaaaaaaatgaaatgtaagaAAACTCATTCCTGGGATGCAGCACCATTTGTAGTTGTTTCATCCATAGGATCAGCTTCTGTGGACTCTTCAGTTTTGTCACCCTTTTTACCTGCAATTCACAAGTAATTCAGTCTAGTTCCAGAGTTGAATGACTCAGAATTAGTTTACATTCTAACTTCTTAGTCTACAGATAAAACAGTCAAGACCAAGCttacctttcttcttctttccaccccctttcttctttgtctttgtGCCCAAGGCTAACCAAGCCTTGATTTCAGGATCATCTATTGTCTTTGTGGGCTGCAGCTCCTGCAGAGGATGAGATGTGACCCGATCTGACCCATTTGGCATTAGCAAAACTGTGAATTTGATGTGAGCAACATAATCACCTGCAAAACCATGAATACAACAATGCAAAATGTCATTATCACCTTCCTGTGGGTGAAACTGATCAGGATCTGCTATAGAACCCAGAAATATGTTTCTTACCAGGCTTCTCATGAAGAACAGGATATGGCTGCAATAGCTCATGATTAACACATTCCACTAAACCAAGACGAGCCCTCTTCTCCTCCAGAGCCCTATCGTAAAGAAATTCCACATGTTCTATGAAGGTTGGAGAGAACACAAAAGACAATACCAAAAGGAAAGTATTCTGTTAAGGCACAACATACCTAGCAGTGAATGGCATGATAGGGAATTTCTGGCTTATTTCACTGAAAATAAATCTAGATGCTTTCATCTTCAGGTGGTAGTTCTTGTCAACAGCTCTCTTGTAAATAGTTGTCTGCTTCTCATCCAACAACTTAGGCTGCAAATtccatttaaataatttgaggACTCATAAATTAGAATAGTGAACGTATattgcattttaattttatcttgaCTTGACATTACCTTGCCTTCACCTGAGCTTGTTACAATATCAATAGCATAAACTTCATTCTCCTCAAACTCCGCATCATCAACTCTTGTATCTGTATTAGACACACTCAGCACAACCTTGTTACCATCTATCACAAACTGCTTCAGCTGGTGGCTAAGAACACCCTCAACAATTTTGCAGTCATAAGCAGCTGCAACCTTCTGAATTGCATCAGTTACATCTTTGTTCtgttaaacaaacaaagataCAATTAACCAAATAATTAAAGAAGATGAGAATTAAGTTCTACTAATAAAAACATAGAACAATCACTAGATTGACATATATGAAGGAAAGACGGAATATCAACAATGAAAATCATTTGTAGCTCTCTACTTCCACAAGAAAAAGTAGACCATGAAACTCTTGCATACATAAAGAGTCCCATACTGCATATTTATGCAAGTACAAGTAAAAatatcagttatatatatacatatatatatagagagagagagagagagaaagagagagagagagagagaacttttcCAAGCAAATGGAACAAAAATACATGATGCTCTATCAGTGTAACTATGACAAAATGAGGCTTCATTGGAGTCTATCCATAGCCCATGATAGTCTTCATCATGTAGAGATCATATCAAAAGGGGGAAAACCACTCCGATGCAGAGGTCAAATGAAGTGAGCATGTGAAACCATAATCAGGAAACAAAGCAAGTTTGCTTTGCAGCAACAAATAATTAACTATACACAACAGTTACTTGTCCATTTGTAACCAGAGCAACTTGTTCCCTagggaaataaaaaatccatgATTACAAAGAGCAAGGAATCAAAATTTCATGAATCTGACTCAAATATGTCCTAGCAAATGAAATAATGTAGGTCAACATGGGAGAATAGGTATTAGCCACAAAAATATGCCTACCTAAAGCACCCCAAGAATGGCCAAGCACAATATAGGCAACAGGGAAAAGAGGAAATCAAGAAGACATTGATCACCTCGGCaaagttgccttaagtatactATTTAAGctttgttattaatattaatttatttatttatttatagttaagATTGGTTGAATGAGATCAGATAACATTTCAAGTATACAGACTACATACCCAAATGCCCTTATGAAAAACTTCAGCAATTAGGCATCTTTCTTCTTTGAATGTTTCAATAATCAAATCATGAACTAGTGGGGAAACCCAAAACCATAATATCTCTCActcacacacacgcacacacaaatGGAACAAAAATACATGATGTCCTATCAGTGTAACTATGACAAAAAAGAGGCTTCATTGGAGCTTGTCCATAGCCAATGATAGTCTTCATCATGTAGACATCAATGTCAAAGGGGAAAAAACCTCACTGGTAGTGAAACCCAAAACTGAAATCTCTCTCACTCGCACGCACACACAAATGGAACAAAAATACATGATGTCCTATCAGTGTAACTATGACTAAAAAGAGGCTTCATTGGAGCTTATCCATAGCCAATGGTAGTCTCATCATGTAGACATCATgtcaaaggggaaaaaacatCTCACTAGTAGtgaaacccaaaaccaaaatctctctcactcacacacgcacgcacacacacacaaatggaACAAAAATACATGATGTTTCTATCAGTGTAACTATGACTAAAAGGAGGCTTCATTGGAGCTTATCCGTAGCCCATGATAGTCTTCATCATGTAGAAATCATGTCGAAGGGGAAAAAAACCTCTCTTGTGGAGAGGTCAAATGAAGCAAATGCTAGAAATACACTAACAGGAAAACAAAGCAACTTTGCATTGCAGCTACAAGAGATTAGCTATATGCATAAATTTAGATGTCCATTTGGACATGAAGCAGCTTGTCCCCAaggtaataaaaatttcaatgatGACAGAGAATATGTCTTAGCAATTGAAATAATGTTGGCCAACATAGGAGAATAGGTATTGACCACAAAATATGTCTACCTAAAGCAACCCAGGCATGGCAAAGCACAATATAGGCAACAGGGAAAAGAGGAAATCAAGAAGACATCGATCGCCTCGGCAAAGTTGCcatgatttttaatatttcggcatgattttatatataagtaCGAACGATTGTAACAATCAAAAAGAAACGTAGAATGTTTTAAGACAACAGCTTAAGTCTTAGCAAAGAGAATGTCTTATCAATTGAAACAATATTGGCCAACATAGGAGAATAGGTATTAACCACAAAAATATGCCTACCTAACACAACCCAGGCATGGCAAAGCACAATATAGGCAACAGGGAAAAGAGGAAATCAAGAAGACATCGATTGCCTCGGCAAAGTTGCcatgatttttaatatttaggcatgatttttaatatttatatataagtatGAACAATTGTAACAATCAAAAAGAAATGTAGAATGTTTTAAGACAGCAGCTTAAGTCTTAGCAAAGAGAATATGTCTTACCAATTGAAACAATATTGGCCAACATAGGAGAATAGGTATTAACCACAAAAATAAGTCTACCTAAAGCACCCCAGGCATGGCAAAGCACAATATAGGCAACAGGGAAAAGAGGAAATCAAGAAGACATCAATTGCCTCGGCAAAGTTgccataattttatttatttatatacaagTATGAATGGTTGTAACAATCAAAAAGAAATGTAGAATGTTTTAAGAAAACAGCTCAAGTATACAGACTATACTCAACTGCCCTTATGAAAGAAAATAGCAATAAGGCAGCTTTCTACTTTTTTTGTTTCAGCAATCAAATCATGAAATGCAACTGAAACAGaaccatttctctctctctgatacTAGTCCCCCAAGGAAAAGGGATATAGAGAACATGTTGATGCCTTTGTGGACCTTAATAAAAAAGGAACTTTCAAAGGAATCAATTCAACAGTACTTGTGGAAACAGAATGGAAAAATTATGTCACATAGACAATTTCATCATGTGCAATTGTCCAACATTCAGTATCAATGGTTAGATAAATGTCATTGGAAGAGTAGAGTGGATATACAGAATTCAGGTAGCCAATCTCAAATGAATGAAATAAGTATTTCTCAAAGTTTAGAGATAGATCATTCCCCTATCAGAGTAACTATGACAAAAGCTTCATTTGGATGTATACCCATAGCTTATTATAAAGAGTTCATCACTTAGGGGTGCAATGAGAACTGAAACatattatttccaaaattgaaaatttagaaaaacatCTGATTAAACTGCCAATAGAAATTTTAGAAAGGAAGAATACAGAGTGAAATGGGCTAATAAcccagaaaaatatattaaaaaaaaagagcatgaACTCACTCAACTCTCCCTCGAACAGAAAGAATcataattaaatgaaaatacCCAGAAGAATTAAATACTCAAATAACATCATTGTCATGCTTCAGCGAGAATGCCAAGCATATAGCAGATTAAACAGCCCCAAATGTCTAGATAACAACCCACAAACCAAACAATGACAAAAGCTTCATTTGGAAGTTCTTGAATTAACTTCTACAATAGAAATCAACATCAAAGCAAAAGCAATCCATGATATTGATAACAAGACTCCGAAAGCATTCATATCTTTCATATGTGATCAAAGATAAGCATATAACCCAAACAGGCATATCACAAACAATCCAAACACCAACATAATTCGACCAATCATCAATCACTAATCAAATGccacaaattgaaaataaaagacataaatTTTACTGAAATTTTACCTTCTTTCCTGGCCTTACAAGCCTCAAAGCAACTTCCGCAGCTGTATTAGCTGCAGCAATTACATCAGCTGCCTTTCCAGTAACCGGCCCATCCTG
The DNA window shown above is from Quercus lobata isolate SW786 chromosome 7, ValleyOak3.0 Primary Assembly, whole genome shotgun sequence and carries:
- the LOC115953342 gene encoding ERBB-3 BINDING PROTEIN 1, with product MSSDEEREEKELDLTSPEVVTKYKSAAEIINKALQLVVSECKPKAKIVDVCEIGDSFIREQTGNMYKNVKKKIERGVAFPTCISVNNTVCHFSPLASDETVMEAGDVLKIDMGCHIDGFITVVAHTHVLQDGPVTGKAADVIAAANTAAEVALRLVRPGKKNKDVTDAIQKVAAAYDCKIVEGVLSHQLKQFVIDGNKVVLSVSNTDTRVDDAEFEENEVYAIDIVTSSGEGKPKLLDEKQTTIYKRAVDKNYHLKMKASRFIFSEISQKFPIMPFTARALEEKRARLGLVECVNHELLQPYPVLHEKPGDYVAHIKFTVLLMPNGSDRVTSHPLQELQPTKTIDDPEIKAWLALGTKTKKKGGGKKKKGKKGDKTEESTEADPMDETTTNGAASQE